The Holophagales bacterium genome has a segment encoding these proteins:
- a CDS encoding VOC family protein — protein sequence MKLEHVALLVADPPAMARWYEDHLGMKVVRKSDEAPGFARFLADAGGESILETYASDVHPVPDYRGVDPALLHVAFATTQIAATRGRLIAAGATPVGEITENAAGDRFAMLRDPWGLALQLAQRVRPLAG from the coding sequence GTGAAGCTCGAGCACGTCGCCCTCCTCGTCGCCGACCCGCCCGCCATGGCACGCTGGTACGAGGATCATCTCGGGATGAAGGTCGTGAGGAAGAGCGACGAGGCCCCTGGCTTCGCGCGCTTCCTGGCCGATGCGGGCGGGGAGTCGATCCTCGAGACGTACGCGTCGGACGTCCATCCCGTTCCCGACTATCGAGGCGTCGACCCCGCGCTCCTGCACGTCGCTTTCGCGACGACCCAGATCGCGGCGACACGCGGCCGGCTGATCGCCGCGGGGGCGACACCGGTGGGAGAGATCACGGAGAATGCTGCCGGGGACCGGTTCGCGATGCTGCGCGACCCCTGGGGGCTCGCGCTCCAGCTGGCGCAACGCGTGCGGCCGCTCGCCGGCTGA